CAGATAACGCTTGATTCTCATGGTACTCATATCAAATCCTAGTATAAACAAGACATATCTAGCAACTCAGTTAACAGCTCGGATGTTAATTTTACGCTTCGGTTGAGTGAAAATTTAAGGAATACCAACAAATTAgattcaaaaattgacaattgaGAAGTTTTTGCTACTTTTTGAGGTGAAGTTCATGGATACATAGAAAAGATTATGGTGAAAAGCTAACTATGTAACAAATTATAGCTGAGAAAGATCTGTGGATGAAAGTGCTGCCCTTGATCTTATTACCAAACTGCATGTACGAAATTGGAATTTAACAAATTAGGAGTTCATAACGATGTCAATCAAACCATTAATGTTTTCAGTAGAGTTTTTATTCTGAGGGAATGCTATAGTTAGTCTTTACCGACTGAGAAAATGTCATTTATTTAGACTCCTCAGAGCCTATACATTACAGATGTGAAAATGGTGCAGGTGTtgcaattattcatatattgccaaacaaaaatatcaaaaaccaCTCATGTCTCATGCGAGAATAATTCTAGAAAATATAATCCCGCAGAAGGTGGTAATTACAtcacagaaataaattttctgggTTTACTTTAGAGtgaaacaataatatttttggattATTGTGTTCGAcattatattgttacaaagggtgaaatcacccgttttgccccctttttaatgatctagtagtcatcatagataaaagacgtttataaacctcttatgtctttcaaaagaataaggttgctgcgtcaaccaacgttattgtaaaaaacagtcttgtttcagacttaaaACCAGAAACACGTACCCTGCCATTAAAGCTTTTTCTCAACAGTTTATTtacgcctttgattttggcttgataatcaaactcacgaatccatatttatttccgtaacgtccAAGAACATTACAATACATAGAACTGCTATGTGGCTTTTCCGAGTAGACGATGCATAGGTTTGGTAAAACCCAAAGTAAATGACGTTAGATGCAGTCACTAAAAAAGACCGACTACAATGTCCTTTTGAAGattgaaaaacagaaatgaaGTAATGAGAATTGGTTCAATTAAACTGCTGGTCTCCCAGTACAGCTGAAAATGTAAGTATCTTACCTTTTTCCAGATCGACAAATTGGAGAGAATAGTTTTCTTCTTGAGATCTCCCCTCCACTATTTCTTGTTTGACTTTCTCTTGCTTTTGGAGAATGTTGCTTATCTGTTTTTCCACAACTTTCTGTCGCAGGGCAATATTTGCGaattcattttgaatttcttgaatTTGATTCGAGACGTCGGCGACGATGGCTGCATTTTTGGTGACCTTTTCTTGATATTCTGTGCATTGGAGATGAAAGATCTTTAATTAACACGAGACACGGCCGTAGATACTGGAATCGAAATGAATTTAGAacttaccatttttttcagcacGTTGTTTTGCGATGGAACTCGAGACTGAGTTCAAGAATGCTTCGCAAGCGGCGATTACGCGTTGTTGGTGTGAAAAAACATCGTTCGTTCTGCTCAGTAGAATACTTTCAATGTCATAATTTAACAACTCTTCCATTAAATCACGATTATTTACTCACAAATACGGCTAAAAACTCGCGTAGCGTCCTCACGCGAATTATAAACCGTTGCCATTCAAAATTTGTATGGCTACCAACACGACGGATAAAACCGATAAAACGGTACAAATAGAATCTAAGCTTTGGAGTGTGGCCACCAGAGAAGAAGCGCGCGATTTTCAAACAGGTCTGTAGATTCCTTCGGTTGAATGATAACAAAATGTCGTATGGTTTTCATTTGgaagaattatatttatttgtataatacaCACGCAGAAACCGTATGCCTAATAGAAATATGGAGTAGTggaaaaacgtgaaatttttatgaaaatttagaaagcCAGGATTTAAAATCCATAATTCGAAAACTCAAATTAAGACATTCTATGCTTTCCGTAAAGTGTCACAACGTGGTGGTCAATAATAATCACTGCCAAGTCAGCACAGATATAAGCAGAAATCATTGTAATGTAAGAAACAACCAGAGTATTCTTTCTCGGTAAGATATGACTAGACGCTAGTCAGTTTAGATGAGATTTAAATCGATATTGGCATGGgcaaaattatatttgtttatattattttcccTAAAACAAAAGCAGATAAGAATAACAATCGAGGTTGCCTTCTACTGTTGTCTTACCAAACGATTACACCGAATCTTGGAATGAAGCAATTTTTGGTTACGAATAAAAGTGAAACTTTAAACATATCCAGGTGCCAAAGGTCATTTAAAACTTTTCGTGATCACGAGTAACTCTAAACTTTCTTGTTTAACACATTTAATTTATCAGGTCCCTGATGAcaagtataatttttaaacgttaAATCATTAGGTAAGAAGTAATCTTTGCGTATAAACGTAAATAGTATAACGAAATAACTTGAACATTGCTAGAATTAGCACCTTTAAAATGGCACGTCTGGATCGGATTGGGAAGAATGAACGTCATCCCACGAAGTAACTTCAACCATTTCTAAACTACCGTCCTCTGCTAAAGTTAGCATCTGTTTGCCAGACCCCTCCTTTACACTCACAACCATGCCCGCGTTACTGTTAGATTCGACAGCCACCTGAGGGTTCCCATGTTCATCTTCAACATGCTGTAATACTCGTACGTACACCTCGTGTCCAGTCATATTTACATCTCctgtgaagaaaattttatcataacAACTCACTCGTAATAACCCAGGTAGATGTGAATTAGAATTCAAATCACATAAGGAAAATTGTCAACAGATATACCTGAAGTAACCATATTTTGCAGATCAAGATGATCAGGACTTGACAGTCGGATAAGCTGCATAGTTTCCTTTTTTGATTCATCTTCCAATTGATGATCCGATTGCGGGATGACAATTGATATATGTTCATCTTTTTCACAATTTGGGAGCGCAATTGTACTTGTTGCAAAACTCTCCACCACAGGCTCTGTGGAAAACAAATGTGAAAAGTTGTCAATTTGGAACCACTCTACAattaacaatataattataccgaGGCTCGAcctgggaaaaaaaaagttgattgCTTTGTGCgacatgaaataattttatgaacAGATAGCTAAATGTCATCCTAGTATCAATTGCAATAACCGTACGTACTAGACAAACCCAAATCTATATTGAAGTATGATAAACTGGATTAAGATCACAATTTTTCGATCACTTTCCTTAAGAATAGATACTGTATAAACTTTGGTGCATACCCTTCACATTATTTTGGATCTCTGGCACATCAACactttcatttttgaattcttgCTCTTTGCAGAGATGAAAACtttgctgattttttatttgtacacCACATTTGTCGCACGTAATACGCTGTTTAATATGTTGTCGAATGTGATGGACCATAAATGCGTTGTACCGAGTTGTGTATCGACATTTGTCACATTGCATCCAAACATtgttagattttttttgctttcctCCGTCGGAGGATACATCCACAGCACTAACAGCTGCTCTTTTCCGTCCGTGATAACCACTCCCATTTTGGGTATGGCTCTTAGTGATCTGCGGTGGCTGGCAAGGTTTAACCGTTTCACTGCTGCCCAGAAGTTCTCCTTCCTCCAATGAATATTTGCGTTCTAGGAAGCGCAAAATCACATCTTTTACACCCCGCATTTCATTCTCAAGTCTATCGAGAGTATTCATCAGATTGGCACATCCTCTGCATATCAGGTCATCTTCTGAGATGACAACCATATATCTGTGAAAGatgatttgaaaacaaattattaattacctAATGGATACAAATAATGTATTAGGACTAAATAAATGTGATTACAAAGCtttacgaatttttcatcttgCGTGAAATTCAAACATAAAAACCGAAGAGCAATATACCTCTCGCCAACAAGCTCGCCTAATTTCTCTATAACGCGAGCTCTGCTGCTTTGAGTTCGACAAGTGGCCAAAGCGTAATAACGGCCTTGAACTTTTACGTCGCATACAAAGCATCGAGATGGTTCAGACAAATTTTCAGCTGCTGTGTCATTTGCTGGCAGTGCAATGTTTCCAATGTTACCGTTTTCCGTGCACTCTTTGCTCGATTGATTCGCATCTAAGCCCATTGCTACTGTGTTGGTACATGTAGCCATCCTGTAAGCAACAATCCCCTATAAGTCGAATTGCAACATATCTTCAATTATATCCATCATAAACCCTGATTGCCATGCTTTCGTTTTCATAATAGTGAGTAATTTTCGAAATGGACCAGTCCTGACccgtttctaaattttttattgtgtCGGGATAATCTATTTCAAAACTATAAAacttatcattttttcatattcatcaTTGCGTTGATAACACGAATTGAATCAACTAAAACGGAACGCAACGTAGTCCGAGAAGAGATCAACATTCCAAAGTTTATTCAAGACAATAACAACATTTGAGGTTATCTGAAGTAGAAACCGCTACAGCTGCAGAAATTTTATCTATTTCAACTTTGAATCCTATATCGCTACATAATAATGGCCAGACAAACACctaatttgcaattttggTGCGTCAGAGAGATCGCCAATTAGTTCCCTCTTTTAAATAATCGTTTGCGGATTCCTCGATGCCGTTTACTGCAAGCCACGGTACAAACTCGGAAAGAAACGCGCCGTTTTGTTTGTTGACAATCGCCAGACTTCAGAGGCTTCCGATAGTACCTGAGGATAGTTATTAGTCGGCAGTCGGCGGTCGGGCGGCACCGGCGATTGTAGCTTTCTCAAACTTCAAAATAACTACGTTTACAACGTTGACTGATAATTGAAAAGTTGTTATCCTTCCATAATCGTAGCGAGGCCTTGGCACCGCGAAGAAAGCTGTCGCAAGTGAGACGACGCATCGAACAACCTTGCAATCTTGTACGTCACACGATTGAATAGCCGCATAACACGGCGTGGAAGTGTCAGGGTAGGATCGAACCTCGGAGCGAAGAGATAAGAGGCAAAATTCAGAACTACGACCAATCGGAGCGGTCGAGTCAGTTGGAAAAGGTATTCCCCTTGTAGTGTTGAGCATCGCACACTTGTCGGTGTGAGGTTATATAATTCACCCATGTGCGCGaagtgtgtgtatgtatgtaggtGATCGATCATTTTCGCGCGTTTCGTCTGCTTGTGAAGTAGCGCGGTAAGTTGGCATAGCGTTGTTTATCTAATTTCTGTCTGCCGAATAagagataaaaatatgaaatgacCATAGGCGAGAAGTAGTGAATTCGGGTGGTGTTTAATAAGTGGTCACTGTCCAGATGCGATGCCAATTATTGGGTGTATTTAAATGTGCCAGGTTCCCGATGTTTCGACACTGTATGTTGTTGCCTGAGGAACTGAATTTCCAACGCTAATGAGATTAAACCTATCTTGAATTCTTTGCATGAATTATTTCCCACCTCAATATCCGATGACTACACCTTTGAATTGTCGGTGAGTCGGATTGTTGGAAGTGATAGtcattcggtgaaaaaatgatgCAGAAAAAGGTGGAAACAGTGGGCTCGCAGGGAGCAGATACAATGTTTGCAGACTTGCTCGAAAAACGACGAGTATCAAGCGATGTTATGTGGATGTTCCGCTCGCTTCATCCTGTTTTTCCCCATAAGTTGCCCAGTGCTCTGCGATACTCCAGAGAGCAAACTATCAAAGCAATCCTGGACAGTCCCAGGATAGTTTTATTGATTCAAGCTCTAGCCAGTGACAGAAAAGTTCCTGTTTCTGTTGTGAAAAATGAGGCTCGTGAAATGTTGGAAGAAATGGCAGGCGCGCCACAATTGTCAGCAATCAGGTGTCTAGGTAATTCCACATATCGTATACTATCTACCCACATTAAATAGATTTTATCAAGCTTCCAATAAATGTCTTTTTCACTCTTCATCAGTCTGGTAAACTACTTTAATGTCTCTACATGTAATTTGAGAGTCTGTAGCAAACAGAAAACTCGTTTCAGAAGTTCGCTGTTTCTACTCCAAAATTGAATCACTTATATCAgttaattttcgtttcaactGTGTGAttgtgctaatttttttttcgatcttccATAATTTTGATATAACAAGTTACGTCATGTTTGTATGACAGCGCTGATAAACTAATTATTCTATATTGCAAAGTAgttgataatttcaattttacacatcAATTGTTTGTATCACGAGAATCTCTGACATCATTGTATGTAATTCATCACTGAGATGGAGAAAAATCAGCCACAAAACATCTCTAACTTGTTAAAgcttgaaaaatgtttcaatacTAATTGTCTGAGAGCTGaaaaaagagatgaaaaatgaaagaatttcatgaatatgAGGTCTGTTTAAATGTACAAATCCTCGAGATAGTAATTAGATGCATATTGGCAAATGTTTAGTCAAATAGTAAGAATTACCTTTAGCAATAGAGGATGATGAATAATTCATGGGAATGCTAATATTTGTTCTACTGTCTAGGTATCTTAGTGACGAAAGGCTTAAAGAGGATACTCAAGAGTGTTCGAGTAAATCAGACTTTTCTGTTGGATCTTAAAGAAAAAATGCGTGACGACTCGGTGCAGTACGTTTACGTACCAACTCACAGAAGTTATTTAGACTTTATATTATGGTCGTACGTACTTTTCTCTAACGATATGGCTATACCAAACATAGCTAGTGGAATGGACTTTTATCGAATGCAAGTCGTTGGTGAATTGTTGCGTAAAACAGGAGCATTTTACATGCGCCGCAGTTTTGCCACCGACCAATTATACAAGGAAGTATTCAAAGCATATATATCATCCATCGTGATACATAGCGAAAGGGcgatagaattttttattgagGGTACGCGTAGCAGGAGCCAGAAAAGTTTGGCACCAAAATATGGTGAGCAGTAAAAAAGATGTATTTCTGTCtattcgacttttttttttactattcgTTAGCTTTATATATTTGCGATACTTACTACCTTTGGCAGGTTTGCTCGGGATGATTTTAGATGCTTTGTGGAAGGCGGAAGTGCCCGATATTAAATTTGTTCCAGTGAGTATTACGTACGATCGTCCATTGGAAGAGCTATTATTTGCGTACGAATTATTGGGAGTTCCCAAACCACCAGAATCCACGACAGGACTTTTTAAATCGTTGTCAGTTTTGCAAGAACCTTGTGCCTATGGAAATGCATACATTAATGTAGCACCGCCTATTTCAGCACGTCAATTTCTTGACGTTGATTCCCTTAGGAAAAGTGCTTTATCCCCGTATTCTAAACCGTCAACTGAAGTCGTCACTGGATTGgcatattcaattattgacAGTCAGAAACGTCACACCCCGCTTTCACCGTTCAATCTTATAGCTTTGCTGTTTAATGAAAGGGTACACTCTCATCCTAGAAAGCCTTATATTCTTGAAACTTTATTAGCTGATTATCGTTGGCTCAAAGACATCTTTACTCGTGCAATAAAGGCTCTAGTTCATCCTGGAGGGAACAAGTAAGTGAACACTATGTAACGGCTTTCGACAACTTTTACAAACCTTCAATATTGTTGAAGAATACagtttctcatttttaaatatttatttccaagTTGTTAGAACTCACGACCGTTTTGAATTCCTTCATGAAGTGAACACTGTTTAGTATTGACCAGCCAAGAATGTTTCTCACGTGTATTTATTTGTGCGCAAACATAATTGTCTTCAACTTTGCATGATTGGCCgttaggatttttttaatgcttGGGGTAAAACCTACGAAAATATGAATGTGACAAACCTGATTCCTTTTTCGCATAGGAAACAGGCTAAGTAAAAAACATTGATCTTGTACAGACCTGGAAGCGATGTGAATGACGAcgatgtgaaaattgaagtattAGATTCTCTGTTTACACATCGCGAGCTGCTTAAATTTGATTCATGTGGTGAATTAATGCTGATGGAAAGACACAGAGAATCCCAAGCCAGCGATCCAAGAAAAGTAAAAGGCCATGTGTTGACTGAGAAAACTATGCGTTTAGCTGTGCCAGCAATTAATATGGCAACTTACGTGAATCCCTCGATGGCATTCCTGGCTAAGCCAGCTTTAGTAGCAGTATCTATTGTCAAATTTGGTACTAGTAAAGGTAAATacacatttataaataatctAGGTCAATTATTCGGAAATGATGACGAATGGTCAATGTAAATTTCTTCAATAGTTACATCAGATGTTGATATTTTGAACTGACAATCGATAGTGAATTATCTCTAACTTGTAGTTGCATTTTATGAAcatagaattgaaataataacatgAGTCAGTAATGCAGATAACAGTAATGACAGGCTGTAGTCTTGTAGAACTAGGTCAATAGCTGAGAAATTGGTTGTGATACAAATTTTGCTATTCATAACAAAAAGTATTCAAAATCTAACCGATAGATAATGAAATTGGTTTTTACAGAGTCATCGTTTGCAAGGTATACAATTCTCAGAGAATTGCTTTGTACCGAGTTTGCATTTGTTTCTGAAAAACCTATAGCTATGGCAGAGTGGGAGGAAGGATTATCATTCCTAATAGCTGAGGATTGCATACGGCTTGAGAACAATTCTGTGGTGACGGGCAATAACAATAAACTTTTCTCTCTCCTACGAAATCTCTTGTTGCCTTTCCTCGCTGCTTCTTATGTCACGTGCACTGTACTCCATCAGGTAATATCTGTGTAATTGTAATATTACATTGACTCTATCTGTGGCACTGATTAGATGAAGTAAATCCGTTGCTTACAACTCTTGTGACATATGAAAAGCTTGATTTATTCCATATTCGATTCATATTCGAAATCAAGTAGTTTGTTTCAAGTAGATTCATTATTTGATTCTGGTTTGTCCTTCTTCATCTAAATAGTTTGCTATCATTCACCACTATGAATATCTGTGAAATCTTGTTTTAGAGTATTTGAGAAAATCAAGTTTAACAACTTGTATACTCAATAGATCGTTCCCTTTTTcttaaaataattctttttatcGCTCTGTTTCAGTGGAACGATGAAATCGGTGAAGCTAAAGAATGCTACATATTGAAAAACACACAAAAACAAACAGAGCTGTTATTATTCGAGGGTCAAGGAATATTTAGATTCCCTTATTCTTTATCTCTCGACCTTTATACTTCTACACTTGTTAGCCTTGTTTCGATGGGCATTATAAAGTCATCTGGAAGACCGCCACACACAGCTTACTACCCTGACAAAATACGTATAAGTGCATTAATTGCAGAATTAGATAATTTGAAGTTACTCAGTCCTCCAGGATCGTACCTTGATATCAGAATGTTGCCAGCCGCACGTGCTTCCTCTGTCCCTCAATCAAAGTTATGATTTGGCTTTGTTCGCAGCATCGcagttttatcaattttaagAATGAGAATTCTTGATTATTGTTTGAATGCGAAGAATAGTTCTTGAAATAAggtcaacaatttttttcatttctgtattatatctattattattatgtattttatttatcaaggCCCTCTCACCGTCAGTCTAAATCATACTATCTGTTATCCTAGCAAACATCAATTTGAAAACGTCATTTGTTTGTGAAGTTGAAACAATTGAACAAAggttattttttcctctcctttgGATTAATAGGTGGAAAATATAAAGAAACATTGTTCGCAAGGTAAGACGGATAAATAAGCAGACGTTACAAGTTCATTCTATCAATATTATTCTTTTGTGGAAGTTTCTACATTTATGTAATTCAAATAATCAGTCGCAGCCAAGGTGACAGCTATTActtgcgaatgaaaaatcgaacttGTTACATAATATTGTTTGACCTGGAAAGGCAAAATGAAAATCCCCAATCGATTGAACTGTCATTAACGTGTAATTTcttaatatattcatataatgtGTATCAGGTATGGCGCGTAATTTTCGAAGAGCTCAAATGTGAAAGTATGTACGTGAAAAACAGTGCAAGTAAAAGACGAGAACTTTGAACAGAAGACGAAACATTACCAAACTTCgttcgacgttttttttttcaaacgacacTATACCAATTAAAATGTATTAAAGTTTACATCTCGATGTAGCAATCAAACATTAATGAATTTCCTTGAATTACGTTTCATCATGGATTCACATGATTCAAATTATATTTGAGTTAGCAATcgtatattaatattaatctgTCATTAACGTCCGTAACGAATAACAAAAACTTCCCAATCGATATTAGAAAT
This is a stretch of genomic DNA from Neodiprion fabricii isolate iyNeoFabr1 chromosome 2, iyNeoFabr1.1, whole genome shotgun sequence. It encodes these proteins:
- the LOC124176539 gene encoding dihydroxyacetone phosphate acyltransferase → MMQKKVETVGSQGADTMFADLLEKRRVSSDVMWMFRSLHPVFPHKLPSALRYSREQTIKAILDSPRIVLLIQALASDRKVPVSVVKNEAREMLEEMAGAPQLSAIRCLGILVTKGLKRILKSVRVNQTFLLDLKEKMRDDSVQYVYVPTHRSYLDFILWSYVLFSNDMAIPNIASGMDFYRMQVVGELLRKTGAFYMRRSFATDQLYKEVFKAYISSIVIHSERAIEFFIEGTRSRSQKSLAPKYGLLGMILDALWKAEVPDIKFVPVSITYDRPLEELLFAYELLGVPKPPESTTGLFKSLSVLQEPCAYGNAYINVAPPISARQFLDVDSLRKSALSPYSKPSTEVVTGLAYSIIDSQKRHTPLSPFNLIALLFNERVHSHPRKPYILETLLADYRWLKDIFTRAIKALVHPGGNKPGSDVNDDDVKIEVLDSLFTHRELLKFDSCGELMLMERHRESQASDPRKVKGHVLTEKTMRLAVPAINMATYVNPSMAFLAKPALVAVSIVKFGTSKESSFARYTILRELLCTEFAFVSEKPIAMAEWEEGLSFLIAEDCIRLENNSVVTGNNNKLFSLLRNLLLPFLAASYVTCTVLHQWNDEIGEAKECYILKNTQKQTELLLFEGQGIFRFPYSLSLDLYTSTLVSLVSMGIIKSSGRPPHTAYYPDKIRISALIAELDNLKLLSPPGSYLDIRMLPAARASSVPQSKL
- the LOC124176545 gene encoding uncharacterized protein LOC124176545 isoform X2; protein product: MEELLNYDIESILLSRTNDVFSHQQRVIAACEAFLNSVSSSIAKQRAEKNEYQEKVTKNAAIVADVSNQIQEIQNEFANIALRQKVVEKQISNILQKQEKVKQEIVEGRSQEENYSLQFVDLEKDAEEKKIRRQMKWDTIKRACSAYKLGLQFRIEISESSDVCDRIRIIFFELLKDWNLFIHL
- the LOC124176543 gene encoding uncharacterized protein LOC124176543, with the translated sequence MATCTNTVAMGLDANQSSKECTENGNIGNIALPANDTAAENLSEPSRCFVCDVKVQGRYYALATCRTQSSRARVIEKLGELVGERYMVVISEDDLICRGCANLMNTLDRLENEMRGVKDVILRFLERKYSLEEGELLGSSETVKPCQPPQITKSHTQNGSGYHGRKRAAVSAVDVSSDGGKQKKSNNVWMQCDKCRYTTRYNAFMVHHIRQHIKQRITCDKCGVQIKNQQSFHLCKEQEFKNESVDVPEIQNNVKEPVVESFATSTIALPNCEKDEHISIVIPQSDHQLEDESKKETMQLIRLSSPDHLDLQNMVTSGDVNMTGHEVYVRVLQHVEDEHGNPQVAVESNSNAGMVVSVKEGSGKQMLTLAEDGSLEMVEVTSWDDVHSSQSDPDVPF
- the LOC124176545 gene encoding uncharacterized protein LOC124176545 isoform X1 → MEELLNYDIESILLSRTNDVFSHQQRVIAACEAFLNSVSSSIAKQRAEKNEYQEKVTKNAAIVADVSNQIQEIQNEFANIALRQKVVEKQISNILQKQEKVKQEIVEGRSQEENYSLQFVDLEKDAEEKKIRRQMKWDTIKRACSAYKLGLQFRIEISESSDVCDRIRIIFFELLKDVSPQYYVDLIRTADLWRVELIHPSLSLEHQEQLKCVVNFEKQQEISDITAFLCLLREIFKELHKN